GTCCTGCACATCCCGACGATCGGCATCGGCGCCGGCCCGGACTGCGACGCCCAGGTGCTGGTCTGGCAGGACATGGCGGGCCTGCGCGGCGGCAAGATGGGCCGCTTCGTCAAGCAGTACGCCGACCTGCGCGGCGAGCTGCTTCGCGCGGCCCAGGACTATGCCGGCGAGGTGCGCAGCGGTGCCTTTCCCACCGCCGCGCAGTCCTTCGAGGCCTGAGCCACCACCCGGAAAGGGGTTGCGGCCGGCCGCCTCCACGGCAGGATGGGGGCATGAGCGCATCATCGAAGGACGCCGACCACAATCCCGCCCCGGACGACGTGCGCCGCAAGTTCAAGGAGGCGTTGGACAAGAAGCAGGGCAAGCACGACGAGCACCTGCTCGCCGGCCCGGACGACGGCGGTCACGCCCACACCGGCCCGGCCAAGGTTCAGCGCACCTTCCGTCGCAAGTCCGGCTGACCAGGCAGATCGTGGCAACGTCGCATCACCAGTGAGGCGACGTTGCCACGATGCGCGCTCAGGGGGCGCGGACCGGTGACTCCAGCTGACGACGCAGGACGCCGGCCGCCTCGACGAGGCTCGGCCCGTACCAGGTCAGGTGCCGCCCGCTGACCAGCACGCAGTCCTTGCCGGCGAACGCCTCCGGCCCGTCATCGACGCCGAACGCGTAGGGCTCGTCGGGCAGCACCACCAGGTCGTGCGACGTGAGCTCGCCGGGCACGAACCGCGGGTACCGTTCGGCGGAGTCCGCCAGCACGTTGTCGACGCCGAGCCGGCGCAGCACGTCCCCGGCAAAGGTGTCCGCCCCCAGCGCCATCCACGGACGGCGCCAGATCGGGACGACGGCCGCCCGCCGCGGCCGCTCCTGCCCCGTCGTCAGCACATCCACGGCGTCCCACGCCTCGCGGGCCGCCAAGAGCCAGCCCGGATCCCCCACCCCGCAGACGCGGAGCATCTGGTTCAGTGACCCGAACGCCTCGTCCAGCGTGCGCACCCGGGTGTTCCAGACCGGCACCCCCGCCGAGCGCAGCGCGTCCAGGTCGACGGCACGGTTCTCCTCCTCGTTCGCCAGCACCAGGTCGGGACCTAGCGCGACCACGGCCTCGACGTCCGGGTTCTTCGTGCCCCCGATGCGCGCGACGTCCAGACCGGTCGGGTGCGTGCACCACGCGGTGGCGCCGACCACGAGACCGGGCGCGCTCACCTCCACCGCCTCCGTCAACGACGGCACGAGCGAGACCACACGGCGGACCGTCGCCGGCAACCGGGCCGCCACCCCTGTGTCGTCCCTCACCTCGACCACCGCTCGATCCTGCCAGGCACTAGCGTCGAAGCCATGAGCGCCTTGACCGTCGGATACGCCGCGATGCTGGAGCAGTTCCACCCCACCGAGGCGGTCGCGTTGACCGCGCTGGCCGAGCAGCACGGGTTCTCCGGCTGCATGGCGGCCGACCACTTCCAGCCGTGGGTGCCGCAGCAGGGCCAGGCCAGCTTCGTGTGGAACGTGCTGACAGCGGTCGGCGAGCGCACCGAGGGCGACCTCGGGCCCGGCGTGACCTGCCCGAGCTTCCGGTTCCACCCGGCGATCGTGGCGCAGGCTGCGGCGACCCTGGAGGCGATGTATCCGGGCCGCACCTGGCTGGGCCTGGGGACCGGCGAGGCGCTGAACGAGCACGTCGTGCCCGGCTACTGGCCCGAGGCCGGCGAGCGCAGCCTGAAGATGTGGGAGGCGATCGAGCTCATCAACAAGCTGTTCACGGCGAGCCTGGAGGGCAAGGAGGTCAAGCACGACGGGCGCTTCTTCAAGATGGAGACGACCCGGCTGTGGACCATGCCCGAGCAGGCGCCGCCGATCCTGGTGGCCACCGCCGGCCCGATCAACGCGAAGAAGACCGGCAAGTTCGCCGACGGCATGATCACCGTGGGCGCCCCGCTGGAGAAGATCGAGGGCCTCTTCGGCCGGTTCGCCGACGGCGCCAAGGAGGCGGGCAAGGACCCGGAGACGATGCCCAAGATCCTGCAGCTGCACCTGTCCTGGGCGGACACCGACGAGCAGGCCCTCGAGAACGCGATGACCGAGTGGCCGAACGGCGGCATGAAGTTCGGCAAGGCCGACATCCGCAGCCCGCACGACTTCGCGGCGATGGCCAAGCTGGTGCGCCCCGAGGACTTCGAGGGCCGGATGGTCATCTCGAGCGACCCGGACGTGCACCGGGCCGAGATCCAGAAGTACGTCGATCTCGGGTTCGACCGGGTGTACCTGCACAACGTCGGACGCAACCAGGAGGACTGGATCCGGGTCTTCGGCGAGCAGGTGCTGCCGGCGCTCAGCCGCTGAGCCGTTCCCCGCGCGACGCGGACGTCCGGGATGAGAGGATCCGCGTCATGGACACCGAGCGGGTTGCGGCACTGCGTGACGCCCTGTCGCACACCAGCTGGTGGTCGCGGGCGCGCACCCTGGGACAGGTGGTGCGCAGCACGCCCGGGCCGGGGCACCTGCTGCTCGTCGGCACACCGCAGGTGGAGCCGTGGCACCTGGCCGCTCACCTGGACGACGAGGCCCGGCT
This DNA window, taken from Angustibacter luteus, encodes the following:
- a CDS encoding DUF5302 domain-containing protein; translated protein: MSASSKDADHNPAPDDVRRKFKEALDKKQGKHDEHLLAGPDDGGHAHTGPAKVQRTFRRKSG
- a CDS encoding helical backbone metal receptor, whose protein sequence is MRDDTGVAARLPATVRRVVSLVPSLTEAVEVSAPGLVVGATAWCTHPTGLDVARIGGTKNPDVEAVVALGPDLVLANEEENRAVDLDALRSAGVPVWNTRVRTLDEAFGSLNQMLRVCGVGDPGWLLAAREAWDAVDVLTTGQERPRRAAVVPIWRRPWMALGADTFAGDVLRRLGVDNVLADSAERYPRFVPGELTSHDLVVLPDEPYAFGVDDGPEAFAGKDCVLVSGRHLTWYGPSLVEAAGVLRRQLESPVRAP
- a CDS encoding TIGR03557 family F420-dependent LLM class oxidoreductase, with product MSALTVGYAAMLEQFHPTEAVALTALAEQHGFSGCMAADHFQPWVPQQGQASFVWNVLTAVGERTEGDLGPGVTCPSFRFHPAIVAQAAATLEAMYPGRTWLGLGTGEALNEHVVPGYWPEAGERSLKMWEAIELINKLFTASLEGKEVKHDGRFFKMETTRLWTMPEQAPPILVATAGPINAKKTGKFADGMITVGAPLEKIEGLFGRFADGAKEAGKDPETMPKILQLHLSWADTDEQALENAMTEWPNGGMKFGKADIRSPHDFAAMAKLVRPEDFEGRMVISSDPDVHRAEIQKYVDLGFDRVYLHNVGRNQEDWIRVFGEQVLPALSR